DNA sequence from the Sporocytophaga myxococcoides genome:
CTAAGAAAGTGACCATCCCCACCATCAAGGCACAGATGCCGGAGAAAACTATCATGCCTCTAAATGGAAGAACGATTACTTCCTATGACCCGAAAATCTGTTCCTGTTGCAAAACCAAAACCATGGTCGTTATTGAAATTTTTGACAGACGTGGGCCACCTTTTTTTTTCAATATCAACAAAACTGAAGTAAATATTTAATTGAACTCTCTTGTTCCAGAGCAGTTCCAGCGAAGCTTTGACCAAGGTAAAATAAACAATATCAAATAGACAATAAACTTCTAAGCAAATAATGAAATATCTAAACAACCAGTTTAAAAATGCCTTCATCGTAAGGATAATAACTCCCTAAATATCCTCTCCACTTTTTTATATCTCACTAAAAATAGTCTCATTACCCATAGTGCATTGCCTAACTACCTAAGGTTCCGTGCAACAGCGTTTTCATGCTCGGCACGCTGTGCCGCACGAAAACTTAGTTGTTATAGGGCGTTTTTATTCTGTCCGAAGTGTAGGGCATTCGTCTAAATTTAAAGTTTGTTTGTTTTTGTCGTCACAACCATATTTTAGCATTGCTCTAAGTTTTCCGTTGTCGTCCTTTCCAATTCCAATTCTTATTGCAAACCAGCAGTCATTAGATTTGTCCCAATATTCACAACTACCGTAACCGTCACCTGTTTCGCTGTCTTCGTCAACTTCTGACGCTAAAAAAAACATTGAACCTAAAATTGCTTTTCCCGATTTGGTGTCAACAGTTTTATTGTCTTTGTCTATGAGTTTAAATGTGTATGTCAAATTTGTTAAGTTGTTTCTTGTAACTGTCAGCACATATTTATTAATGTCCTTTGTTGCTTTAAAAGTTGTCTCTTTATTTAAATTAAGGTCTTCCGGAAAATACGTTGTGTCTTTGCCAGTTATAATGTAATTGTCAATGAGTTTTATAGGCTCATTGTAGTCCGCAAGTCCATTTATAAAAGTCTGGTCGTATTGCGATTTGTCTTTGATGTAAATTTCCAAATTAGGTTTGTCAGCCGAAATAGTTTGTAAAGTGTCTCCCAAGTTTTGGTCGGTCGCTTTTTCTGTTGTCTTGTTGTTGCAACCATAAAGTCCAAATGCTAATGTCAATATGTAAATTATTTGTTTCATTGTGTCGTCTTTTAAAATGCCCTATAACGATAGGTGTATGTGGGCGTTGGGCGTTTTAAACGCAGTTCTTATCCCACGAGCACCAAGAAAGATATCGAGAAAGAGTGTGACTTACAAACCGAACCGCCCAATGTCATATACACAATGTTAGCGGAAGAGGCATTATTAACAAGATTTTTTTAACCTATATAACAATACTAAGTTTCAATGGTTAATCAGTTATTGAGCGATAGGTTATTCTATAATCTTTACTAGCTATATTTTTATGAAAGACGAATTGATAAGCACATTAATTCCAGATCATTATATTATTGGTATAATTAACAATGATCTGTCCAATAAAAAAATTATAGTAATCAAAAATGAAGCAAAAGGAGATTTACTTGATGTTGCTAAAGAAAAATGTGTCGAAACAAACTATTTAATAGTCACACAGAAAGAAGCCTTGGAAAAAGGTCTTATAAATATACAACCTTACTCCAAAGCTCTAAAAGTAACTCCATACTATAGTGACAACATTGATTTGGACAGAAAACCATTATCAGGAAAAGAACAACGAAGGCTAAAACGGAAAAATGATCGTAAAGCCAAAAAAAACATCAGATAGTAACTCCTGACGTTTCTCCCCTTTGTATACAACTAATCTCTTAGAAATTTTTATTATTTTTCTTTATCTGAATCTCGAGTAGGTAGAGATTTGTTAGAAATTTTTACAATTTCGTGTAAGCCTGGTTTTTTAGAACCAAATTCGTGTTTAGCATAACACATTTTTATTAAGTAAGAGATTTCATTAAGTTCATCCGAGTTAGCAAAATCAAAAGCATATCTTCCTCGAAGAGAGTTTAAAATATCAAACAGATAAAATGAGTTTTTATGTAAACACACAATATAATCTTCAATTTTAGCTTTCCACCCTCGAGGTCTGGTAAAAACAAATAATAGAGCTAATTGATGTTTAATATTTTGATCTGTTTCATTTGTGAAGTGATCAAAAAGCAAAGGACCTATCTTACTTGAAAAAATATCGTTCTTAAAGAATCCTACAACATTAGTCAAATTAGCTTGTATTATCCCATTAATCCTTTCTTCAAAAGTTGCTCCAAAACCATCTTCTAAATAAAACCCTTGACCTTCAAATTTTGCTTCCCCTTTTTGAGCCAATATTGGACTTAGAGCTAATAAAACCTTTGAAATTTGATTCCATCCTCGCAAAATTTCTTTTAAAATATCTTTCTTTATTTCTGGTGAAACATAATCACTGTTTCTTAATGCTCTTGAAGAAGCACGAATATTTTGCATTAAATTAAGCAAGGAGTATTCTTCTAAGAAAGATTGAATATTTTGATTGTATGGTCTTATTTGGTTATAATTTTTGTCTGCATGTTGATCTTTTACTGAATCAGGTAAACCTGAGTTAATAACATTTTCACTTAACTCATCTTGCACTTTCAGAATCTGCTCTTCAGTAGGTTTCCATTTAATTAAACCAAATGGATTCATATTTTCTGGGAGAGCAACTTTTGCATTTACAATTTCGCAAGTATTTTGTATGTCATTTTTTAATATTTCAAGTGCATCAGAACGGCTTCTATCAATACCTGTATAAAATTCTATAATTTCAGGGCAAGAGATATACTTTTTAGATTTAAATATATAATCATTAAAATCTTTATCATTATGCATTCTTTTGGCTGCAAAATAAAAAATCCAGTATGAAGATCTGAAGACATAGTCAAGATCAATTTTTGTGATTATTTGATTAGCAGCTAAAACATCAAAAACAACATCTATTTCTAAATCAATTAATTTCTCTTTACAAAAAGAATTAAGCTCATCAATAAATGATTGTCGTTGAAATGAATACCTTTCATTCCTTATTAATTTTTCACAAAACCTACCCAAAACGTATTCACAATCTTTTAAGTCGGGCTTTGTTTTATAGGTTGGAATCCCATCCATGTTAAACAAGACAAAAAGTACCATTTCAAGCATTTGAGTCCTATTAACTGGACTTTGATCAAAATATTTTTCTGATACTTTTAGAAGAGTCAAACAATTAAATGGAGTTCTATGAATATTTAGAACTTCTAAATCGTCGATAACTTTAGAGAGCAAAGCTTCTTCTGCGGCAATATCTTTAGCTTTATTATATTCTGATACAACTTTTCTTATTTGAGTTCTTGGCAATGCCAACAAGTGAAGAACATCAAAACTTTTATCAATTTTAATTTCACTATTATCAATTAAAAACTTTGAGTTATCAATCGTTTGCATAACAATAATCGGAATCTCTTTATATTCTTCACAAACATTTTTAAGTTTTTTAAAAGAATCAATTTCATAATTGTTCCAAGAATCTATTACTATACATTTAATATCTTCAAGTTTTAGACCGATTGACTCTGCTTCTTGTATAACCTTTTTATGAATATTATGTGGTTTAACGAATTGAGAATCGATATAAACCCAAAAATCACCAATCTCCCATGCTTCTTTAACAAGGTAGTGGGCTAAACATGTTAACCCAAATTGCGGAGGAGCCTTTATAATTGTAGATGAAGGATTTGAAATAATTTTTTTTACATCAATCCTTCTTTTAAAATTTTCATCAGCATTGTTTGAAATTTCATTTGTATTACTTATAACTGGATCAACCCAAATTATCGGTTGTGAGTCAAAAATACACAAAGCGCGATCCAATCTTTCTTTAAGTTTTAATCTGATAGTTTCCTTTAGTATTTCACTTTGGTTATTAATAGCATCAGACTTGCTTGCTTTCAAAAAATAATCACTTAATTGTCTTCTTAGAACTGTTTCAAAATTTTGGGGACCATTGTAGTTCCAGTAATACCCACCTAGATTTGCCACTTTCTTTTTAAAAGAGTTTACCTTTAAAAGTTCATCAGGATTTATTTCACTAAGTTTAGAAGCTTCATCATTAAAGTAAAACATAATTTCTATGTTTTCTTTTTTCAACAATCTATTATAAGCATTATTAAACTCTTCCTCAGTTCCTGAACCTGCCATTTTAGTTTCAGTACCAAACTTCTTATACATAATTCCAATGAAAATATCATAATCATCTCCAAGTTGTTCACTTATCACAGCTTGACTATAATCGCCAAAAGCTGGTCTAGTGTTATATTCCCACATCCTCTTTTCAATAACAAATCCAAATTTTTCACCAATTCCATCATTCAATTCATTGAAAACTTTCAAGCAGGTTTCACGCTCTATGGCTGTATCTCCAGGTGATGCTACTAAACATTTATAAATCTTTTTATTCATTGTAATTATTTATTGTAGATTTGTATTTTTCCTTTTCCGCTAACGTTTTGCCGCTTTGCGAAGGCGGGGATTTTTAGAACTAAATTTCATTAGATGCAAAAAACTTGAATTAACCACTTCACTTTCATAGAAGCACGAAACCCCCGCTTTTGCAAAACGGCTGTTAGCACCAGTAGTTCTATTTTCCACTAAGTCGTGCATTAATTTTGTCTGCATACTTTGGTATTTCTTTGTCTAAGTATTCACTCCCTTTATCTGTCAAGCTTATTGATAGAATTTCATTACACGGATACCAGTAGAATGGATTGTTGAGCAATTCGTCAATTTCTCCTTTGTCAATTGTCGCAATTTTCTCTTCCAATTTAAAGTCCTTGTATTTTTCAAGAATTACCAAGTCGTCTTGTAAAATTTCAGTTAAAACAAGTCTTGCAATTTTATACTTGTCTTCAATAGTCAGGTTGAAACGTCCCAGCTCCCAGATCAAATCGTAAATGCCTGGATTACCTTCTTCAGCATTCAGAAGAAAAACCAGTTTCTCAATTTTCAAGTCGATATCTTCAAATCTTGTCGTCATTACTATTGGTGCTAACGTTAAGTATATAAAATGTGCCGGGTTTAGAATTGCTTAACTATCCACCGAGATGCCCCCGCACGCTATTAAAAATAATAAAAAAGTGCAGGACTTAGAAGCACTACTCTCGACTTCCACACATCAGCCAGGCATATTTTATATACCGCTCAATACCTCTCTATTGCCTTTGAAATACCGCAGGGTTGTTTACTGGCAGCTCCTATAAATCTCCAGTAAAGAGCCTTCCTTCATCTTTTATTTAACATTGAAAAGCTTTATTTAATGCCGCTTTTCATTCTCGGCATACCTTCAACCAGGGAGGTTCAGCTCTACAGGATTACGTCAGCCCTACTTTTGGCAATACCTTTTTAGCAGAATATTTTCTCTTTATGAATATCGTTAGTTGTATTGGAACTAAGAATTTATGGGTTGGTGTAACTGCAGTAAAAGTCCATTTATGTTGATGTATTACTGTTGGTATTTCATTAGAGTGTCCAATCCAAATGCCTTCAATTGTCTTACTGTTTATGATGGATAGTTCAAATGAACCGAAATAGTCAAGTTTGCTATCTATACTGCTCCAATGACCAATAATCCTTCTATCTATTACTTCCCCAAACATGTAGTACTTCTCATGACCATTTTTCGCATAGAACTCTCCATAGCAATATTTATTCAGTTGTTTCAATGTTACGAGACTTTGCCTGTCAGACACTTTCTTATAACGCCTGTTGTTTTCTATGTACCAATTTTGCTTATAGACACCTGAAAACTTATTCGTTTTATTTCTGAAAATGCTTCTGAAAGAAAGCCAATAAAAGTTTTTTACAAACCATTTTCCTAAATTCAAGTCTAAAAGAATTTTTAATATAATACCTAATAGAAAAGGAATAATAGGAAGATAAAAATTTATGTCTGTAAGCTTGTTAAGAAGTTGCTCTCTCATTATTTGGGTCTAAAATTTCTGCTAACATTTGAATACACGCCATACGGTGTATATCTCTCTCTTTTACCACTAATAAAAAAAACTTTATCCATTCTAAAAATCCCACCCACTCATACGACCAACCAACCCACTTAGTTTCAAAAATTTACAACGAACAAATTATCTTGAATATCCCAAAAGTTTCACCATACAAAAATCCCTCACCCCATCACCTCCTCCTTCTTCCTCTTCTTATACAAATGCCACCACACCCCTATCAGCATGCCTGCGATGCCGCCCATGTAGCTGAAGTTATGCATGATTTCTACAGCTTTAAAAGATACAGGATCAGAGATGCCTTCTGGTAAGGAAGAAATATGATGCGTTGAATAGATGCCGGTTAACAGTCCTGTAAGGCCGGAGAAAAAGGCAATGATCATGGTCACAAAATAAGCCTGCAAGGTATGCCTGAACATATCCTTCTGGTCTTTATGCATAAAACCTGCACATCCAAGTATGATACCTAACAGTACTCCTACTTTCCATGTATTCTGGAAGCCAATAATAGCGGCCCCGATACGCTCGTTGCCAGGTTTTGTCCAGTTGGAAAGATCTGCTCCGAAAAACTGAGGGAATCGGAACTTAAGAAAAAATTCGGGAGAGACTGTATAAGAAATCTGATCATGCATGGCACCGTAAAGTCCGGCAGCCACAGGGGCTATCATCAATAAAAACACCAGAACCAGAGGTTTCATATAGTATTTATCCATACAGTCTCTCCTTTTAAATTTTTATTATTTTATATATCTGAAATCATGACCGGTAGGTAGCTGAAGCAGGAATTCATACATTAGATTGATTACATTTTCAACATCCTGTTTTGATACCATTTCTACAGTGGTATGCATATACTTCAATGGCAATGATATCAATGCAGAACAAACACCGCTGTTGGAATAAGCGAATGCATCCGTATCAGTACCGGTAGCTCTATAGGCAGAAGCACGCTGAAAAGGAATTCCTTTTTCTTCTGCAGTTTTGATGATCATGGAAAGAAGATTGTTCTGCACAGCAGGACCATAAGTAAGCACAGGCCCTTTACCACATGACAAATCTCCGCTTTGAATTTTATTATAGGCTGGAGACTGAGTATCATGACACACATCTGTGACAATCGCTACATCAGGATTAATTCTGTGCGCGATCATCTCTGCACCACGCAAACCTATTTCTTCCTGAACCGCATTAACAACATAAAGAGAATAAGGAAGCTGATTGCCATTCTCCTTAATTCTTCTTGCAACTTCCGCAATCATGTAACCACCGATTCTGTTATCTAATGCTCTTCCAGCATAGAATTTATTATTCAGCTCAATGAAGTCATCTTCAAAAGTTGCCACACAACCAACGTGCACACCCAATGCCTCTACCTCTTCTTTAGACTCACAGCCCAGATCAAGGAAAAGACTTTTCATTGTCGGTGGTTTGTCATTTTCATTGTCCCTCACGTGAATGGCAGGCCATCCGAACACGCCCTTCACCACACCCTTAGAGGTATGAATATTAACCCTCTTCGATGGAGCAATGGCATGATCCGAGCCTCCGTTTTTTCTCAGATAGATGTATCCATCCTTTGTGATGTAATTTACAAACCAGGAGATCTCATCTGCATGCGCCTCTATCACTACTTTATAAGGAGCCCCAGGATTTATAACTCCAACTACCGTTCCATAGGTATCTGTAAAATATTCATGGATAAACGGCTTGATGTAATCCAGCCAAAGCTGCTGCCCCGTCCATTCGAAACCTGTGGGAGAAGCATTGTTAAGGTACTTCTCTAAAAATGTCCTGCTCTCTTGATTCATAATTTTATGTCTATAGTTACTCTTATGTCTTTTAAAGGTTTAACCGAAATTAATCGTTTTTAAAAATGAGTTTTGTTAATCAATTCTTTAGAGTTTACCTTAAGGTAACTGATTATATTGATTAACAGGATTTTTTCAACGGCCAATAATTTTTAAAGGTTTAACATTTACAAAGGAATATTTCCGTGTTTTTTCTTTGGTCTTGCTACTGCCTTATTTTTAAGCATTTCAAAACCTGAAATCAGTTTTTTCCTGGTTTCCTCAGGCATGATCACTTCATCGATATACCCTCTGCTTGCAGCCAGATAAGGGTTGGCAAACTTATCGGTGTATTCATCTATTTTCTCCTGCAGCTTGGCTTCAGGATTCTTAGCAGTTGCTATTTCTCTTTTAAATATAATTTCAGCCGCACCTTTAGCACCCATTACCGCTATCTCTGCAGTAGGCCATGCATAATTCAGATCAGCGCCGATGTGTTTAGAATTCATCACATCATAAGCTCCTCCGTATGCTTTTCTCGTAATGACTGTAATTCTTGGAACTGTTGCTTCCGAAAAGGCATACAGCAATTTTGCTCCATTGGTAATAATCGCATTCCACTCCTGCTGTGTTCCCGGTAGGAATCCCGGAACATCTTCCAGCACCAGCAGAGGTATGTTAAAGCAATCACAGAAGCGGACAAACCGAGCAGCTTTGGTACTTGAATTAATATCCAGTACACCGGCCAGCACGGAAGGCTGATTTCCTACGATACCAATACTTCTGCCTGCCAGTCTTGCAAAACCTACCACAATGTTTTCCGCAAAATTCTTATGCACCTCAAAGAAAGATTCTTCATCCACGATATGACCGATGACATCTCTCATATCGTAAGGCTGATTGGGATTATCAGGAATGATTGAATTTAACGAAGGGCGGAATTCATTACCCGGAGTGTATGCATAAGCAGGTGCATCTTCATCACAATTCTGAGGAATATAGCTCAGCAAGGTCTTGATGTAGTCTAAACATTCTATTTCATTGGCGCATGCAAAATGTGTCACCCCGCTCTTCACGCTATGTGCCGAAGCGCCTCCAAGCTCTTCGGCAGTAACATTCTCATGAGTTACGGTTTTCACTACGTTCGGACCAGTCACAAACATGTAGGAGGTATTCTCCACCATCATGATAAAATCTGTAATCGCAGGAGAATACACCGCTCCACCGGCACAAGGTCCCATAATTGCAGAGATCTGTGGTACCAGTCCGGAAGCCAGGGTGTTTTTATAAAAGATATCTGCATAACCTGCCAATGAAACCACCCCCTCCTGAATTCTCGCACCTCCAGAATCGTTCAGTCCGATCAAAGGGGCTCCGTTTTTCATGGCCAGGTCCATGACCTTACAAATCTTTTCTGCATGTGTTTCTGACAAAGAACCTCCGAAAACAGTAAAATCCTGACTGAACACATACACGAGCCTTCCATTTACCTTCCCAAACCCGGTAACCACACCATCGCCCAGGTACTGCTCATTTTCCAGACCAAACTCACGGCTTCTGTGCGTCACAAACTTTCCGGTTTCTTCGAAACTTCCTTCATCCAGCAGCAATCCGATTCTTTCTCTGGCAGTCAGTTTTCCTTTGGCATGCTGAGCATCGTTGCGCTCTTTGCCCCCACCTTTTATAGCATCCTGATTTTTCTTCTCAAGAAGTTCAAATTTTTCTTTGGTCGTTTTCATTTAGCTCTAAAGATAAACTTAGAATTTAAAATAAATTCTGAATCCCTGAAAATATCAAATTTCTTCTTCCTTTGGGAGAAAGCAATCAAATTTCCACAAACACCCTGATATTCAAAAAGGTAAAATCATTACTTAAACATTTTTTAAAATCGGGGCTTAGTTATATCGGTAATTTTCATTTTCTATCCCCCAAAAACACGGGTAATTGCTTATCTTGTCAGGATATTTTTATATATGGCACCTAGAAAAATTGCGGTTATTGACCTGGGAACAAACACCTTCCATCTTCTGATTATCGAGACGGAATCGGATAATTATAAAGTTCTGTTTAAGAAAAAAACATCTGTAAAAATCGGACAGGGAGGAATAACTAAAGGCATGATCAGTCCGGAAGCCTGTGAAAGGGCGTTTGCTACGCTTTCCGAATTCAGGGATAAAATGGATGAGTTGGGGGTAAATGAAATATTTGCCACTGGCACCAGTGCAGTAAGAAATGCCAAAAACGGTGAAGACTTTATCAGAGAAATCAAAAACAGATTCAACATTTCTGTCCATGTCATCTCCGGTGAACGTGAAGCGGAGTTGATTTACCATGGAGTTAAAAATGCCCTTAATCTTGGCACGGAAAAAAGCCTGATCATGGATATCGGAGGTGGTAGCGTAGAATTTATTATTTGTAATTCGGATAAAATTTTCTGGAAAGAAAGCTTTGAAATCGGAGCTCAAAGAATGCTGGACCTTTTCACTCCTTCAGATCCCATTCAACATGACCAAATAAATCAGGTTGTAAATTATCTGGATGAAAAATTACCTGCCCTTACTGCTGCCGTCCGGAATTTTCAACC
Encoded proteins:
- a CDS encoding acyl-CoA carboxylase subunit beta yields the protein MKTTKEKFELLEKKNQDAIKGGGKERNDAQHAKGKLTARERIGLLLDEGSFEETGKFVTHRSREFGLENEQYLGDGVVTGFGKVNGRLVYVFSQDFTVFGGSLSETHAEKICKVMDLAMKNGAPLIGLNDSGGARIQEGVVSLAGYADIFYKNTLASGLVPQISAIMGPCAGGAVYSPAITDFIMMVENTSYMFVTGPNVVKTVTHENVTAEELGGASAHSVKSGVTHFACANEIECLDYIKTLLSYIPQNCDEDAPAYAYTPGNEFRPSLNSIIPDNPNQPYDMRDVIGHIVDEESFFEVHKNFAENIVVGFARLAGRSIGIVGNQPSVLAGVLDINSSTKAARFVRFCDCFNIPLLVLEDVPGFLPGTQQEWNAIITNGAKLLYAFSEATVPRITVITRKAYGGAYDVMNSKHIGADLNYAWPTAEIAVMGAKGAAEIIFKREIATAKNPEAKLQEKIDEYTDKFANPYLAASRGYIDEVIMPEETRKKLISGFEMLKNKAVARPKKKHGNIPL
- a CDS encoding M42 family metallopeptidase → MNQESRTFLEKYLNNASPTGFEWTGQQLWLDYIKPFIHEYFTDTYGTVVGVINPGAPYKVVIEAHADEISWFVNYITKDGYIYLRKNGGSDHAIAPSKRVNIHTSKGVVKGVFGWPAIHVRDNENDKPPTMKSLFLDLGCESKEEVEALGVHVGCVATFEDDFIELNNKFYAGRALDNRIGGYMIAEVARRIKENGNQLPYSLYVVNAVQEEIGLRGAEMIAHRINPDVAIVTDVCHDTQSPAYNKIQSGDLSCGKGPVLTYGPAVQNNLLSMIIKTAEEKGIPFQRASAYRATGTDTDAFAYSNSGVCSALISLPLKYMHTTVEMVSKQDVENVINLMYEFLLQLPTGHDFRYIK
- a CDS encoding STAND family AAA ATPase, yielding MNKKIYKCLVASPGDTAIERETCLKVFNELNDGIGEKFGFVIEKRMWEYNTRPAFGDYSQAVISEQLGDDYDIFIGIMYKKFGTETKMAGSGTEEEFNNAYNRLLKKENIEIMFYFNDEASKLSEINPDELLKVNSFKKKVANLGGYYWNYNGPQNFETVLRRQLSDYFLKASKSDAINNQSEILKETIRLKLKERLDRALCIFDSQPIIWVDPVISNTNEISNNADENFKRRIDVKKIISNPSSTIIKAPPQFGLTCLAHYLVKEAWEIGDFWVYIDSQFVKPHNIHKKVIQEAESIGLKLEDIKCIVIDSWNNYEIDSFKKLKNVCEEYKEIPIIVMQTIDNSKFLIDNSEIKIDKSFDVLHLLALPRTQIRKVVSEYNKAKDIAAEEALLSKVIDDLEVLNIHRTPFNCLTLLKVSEKYFDQSPVNRTQMLEMVLFVLFNMDGIPTYKTKPDLKDCEYVLGRFCEKLIRNERYSFQRQSFIDELNSFCKEKLIDLEIDVVFDVLAANQIITKIDLDYVFRSSYWIFYFAAKRMHNDKDFNDYIFKSKKYISCPEIIEFYTGIDRSRSDALEILKNDIQNTCEIVNAKVALPENMNPFGLIKWKPTEEQILKVQDELSENVINSGLPDSVKDQHADKNYNQIRPYNQNIQSFLEEYSLLNLMQNIRASSRALRNSDYVSPEIKKDILKEILRGWNQISKVLLALSPILAQKGEAKFEGQGFYLEDGFGATFEERINGIIQANLTNVVGFFKNDIFSSKIGPLLFDHFTNETDQNIKHQLALLFVFTRPRGWKAKIEDYIVCLHKNSFYLFDILNSLRGRYAFDFANSDELNEISYLIKMCYAKHEFGSKKPGLHEIVKISNKSLPTRDSDKEK
- a CDS encoding Ppx/GppA phosphatase family protein, giving the protein MAPRKIAVIDLGTNTFHLLIIETESDNYKVLFKKKTSVKIGQGGITKGMISPEACERAFATLSEFRDKMDELGVNEIFATGTSAVRNAKNGEDFIREIKNRFNISVHVISGEREAELIYHGVKNALNLGTEKSLIMDIGGGSVEFIICNSDKIFWKESFEIGAQRMLDLFTPSDPIQHDQINQVVNYLDEKLPALTAAVRNFQPDLLVGSSGTFDTLADIDALRKGISLNDKQKEYNLPLDSFRQTFQEVLKKNRAERMIIPGMIEMRVDMIVVTCILINYIVEKYQLEKIRVSAYALKEGVLAKAIKYESIS